One genomic region from Lineus longissimus chromosome 6, tnLinLong1.2, whole genome shotgun sequence encodes:
- the LOC135489398 gene encoding galactose-3-O-sulfotransferase 2-like → THIAFVKVHKCASSTIGSVLIKFGYQRHLLFGLPTQDGGHIGWPRPLLPEHVYRLKDAMSLGKKMDMIVHHAVFSYKTFSHIMPSDTIYLAVLREPFEQFHSALNFFTGPRKTLRLPPRDFVANFLQNPDKYEKPVPFWFSNRMAGTKSITHNMMATDLGYPPDKFNDIENIKRFISFMDKTFSLVMIKEYFFESLVLMRRRLCWEIRDILFIKLNSAHKRTKSTDSYPSAVKQKYYNWSKVDYEMYKYFRNKFLIEVKKEGSDFVDEVNHFLKINEALNTYCKMNRYTEAPFESPESRWNERIVFKRAECSILFKIPYQMTKGLKESFDLMVPRFEEIKV, encoded by the coding sequence ACCCATATAGCATTCGTGAAAGTTCATAAATGCGCCTCAAGTACCATAGGAAGCGTCCTAATAAAATTCGGTTACCAGCGACACCTTCTGTTTGGATTACCAACACAGGacggcggccatattggatggcCCCGACCCCTACTTCCGGAGCACGTGTACAGATTAAAGGATGCAATGTCGCTGGGAAAGAAGATGGATATGATTGTACACCATGCTGTATTTAGTTACAAAACGTTTAGCCACATTATGCCAAGTGATACAATATATTTAGCCGTTTTGCGCGAACCTTTTGAGCAGTTTCATTCTGCCCTAAACTTCTTCACGGGGCCTCGGAAAACTCTGCGGTTGCCGCCAAGGGACTTCGTGGCCAACTTTCTCCAGAACCCTGATAAATACGAGAAGCCGGTACCTTTTTGGTTCAGTAATAGGATGGCTGGAACGAAATCGATCACCCATAATATGATGGCGACGGACTTAGGATATCCACCTGATAAGTTCAATGacattgaaaatatcaaaagattCATAAGCTTTATGGACAAAACCTTCTCTTTGGTTATGataaaagaatattttttcGAATCATTAGTGCTTATGCGCAGGCGCCTATGCTGGGAAATCCGGGACATATTGTTCATAAAATTGAACTCCGCGCATAAGCGAACAAAATCTACTGACTCATATCCATCGGCTGTGAAGCAGAAATATTACAACTGGAGTAAAGTGGACTACGAAATGTATAAATATTTCAGAAATAAATTTCTAATCGAAGTGAAAAAAGAGGGAAGTGATTTTGTTGACGAAGTgaatcattttttgaaaattaacgAGGCCTTGAATACGTACTGTAAAATGAATCGGTATACGGAAGCTCCGTTCGAGTCACCCGAGTCAAGATGGAACGAACGGATTGTCTTTAAACGAGCGGAGTGTTCGATACTGTTTAAAATTCCTTACCAAATGACCAAAGGACTAAAGGAGAGTTTTGACCTAATGGTACCaagatttgaagaaataaaGGTTTAA